A part of Candidatus Methylomirabilota bacterium genomic DNA contains:
- a CDS encoding MerR family transcriptional regulator, with translation MTDKGKPLYMIGVVADMLKLHPQTLRMYEKKGLIRPSRTEGRTRMYSAGDVDEIARVIRLARDLGVNLAGIEIILKMRRRMLDMQTQIEDLTSYVQGEMGEMRDPAVRGRSEALVRAASTQLKPVDLF, from the coding sequence GTGACAGACAAGGGCAAGCCCCTCTACATGATCGGTGTGGTCGCCGACATGCTGAAGCTTCATCCCCAGACCCTGCGCATGTACGAAAAGAAGGGGTTGATCAGGCCTTCGCGCACGGAAGGGCGGACCCGGATGTACTCGGCCGGCGACGTCGACGAGATCGCCCGGGTCATCCGGCTCGCTCGGGACCTCGGGGTGAATCTGGCGGGCATCGAGATCATCCTAAAGATGAGACGGCGGATGCTCGATATGCAGACTCAGATCGAGGACCTGACGAGCTACGTGCAGGGAGAGATGGGGGAGATGCGCGATCCAGCCGTCCGCGGCCGCAGCGAGGCCCTGGTGCGGGCCGCCTCGACCCAGCTGAAGCCCGTGGACCTCTTCTGA